One Natrinema longum genomic window, TGAGCGACCGACGACGGTTCGTCGTAGGCCCCTTTCACCAGCCGAACGGCGGCGGGAACGTCGGACAGTCGGCGCAAGTCGTCCCGCGTCCGTTTGAGGTTCGCCTGAATGGCGACGCCGACGCCGTGGGGGTGGTCGCGGGCCGTCGCTTCGACGGTGTCCAAGGTCGTATCCGTCGTCGTGTGATCTTCCATGTCACACCAGACGAACACGTCCTCGTCGGCCCCGGCCTCGACGATCCGTTCGAAGTTCGCCGCGAAGACGTCGGGCCCGACGTCGATCCCGATCTGGGACGGTTTGACCGAGATACAGCCGTCGAGGTCGCGGCGGGCCAGTTCGGAAACCAGCCGGCAGTACTCGTCGGCGTCCTCGTCCGCGGGGCCGCGCTCGTGGTAGTGTTCGCCGAGGAGGTTGACGATAGCGCCCAGTCCGTCGTCGTTGCAGTCCGCGACGTGATCTAACGTCCCCGAGGCGGTCGTGTCGGCGACGAAACGGCTCGCGATCGGCGGAATCATACCGTATCGCTGGGATCGAGCGACCCTAAATGCATACCCGACCACAAGATTCTGCCTGAAGCGGCACGAAATGATCTGACTGCGGTCAGGCGTCGTCAGGGTTGAGCAGTTTCGCCTCGGCCTTCCGGAGGTGCTCGAGCAGCGTCGTCTTCGAGACGCCGAGTTCCTCGGCGAGTTCGCGCGTGCTGACCTCGCGGGGCCACGCGTAGTAGTCGCGTTCGCAGGCGAGTTCGAACGCTTCCCGCTGGCGGGGCGTCAGGCGATCGAGCCGGTCGGGCACGCCCGACGGATCGCCCGCCGGTGAAGCGATCTTGCTGATCGTGATGGTGGCGTCGGTCTCGGCCCGGATCGCCTCGAGGCGGTCCCGGACCTCCGCCCGACCGTCGGCGACGAAGACCGGCCAGTGTTCGACGCCGCCCTCGACGCGGACCGACGCCTCGTGGATGAACCCGTGTGAGACGAGCGTTTCGCTGATGCTGTGTTCCGGCTCGTATTCGACGAACAGTTCGCGGGTCACGTTTCCCGGATCCGATGCCGTCCCCCCCGTACCCTGGCCGAGCTCGACCGTCGAGTGCGTCAACGGCGACTCGTCGATGAACGCAACGAACTCGTCGAGTCGACCCGCCGTGTCGGCGTAGGCAGTGAAATGCCCCTTGACCGTCCCGTCGACGGTCCGGTGGGCCGTGTGAACGAGGAGGCCGGCATCGACCGCCTCGGTGGCCTGTAATCCCCAGCAATCGGGATGCCAGATCTCGAGCGTGAGTCGCGTCCCGTCGGCCGTCCCGGTCCCCGTCGTGGTCGTGGAACTCGTGCTACTCATTATCGGTCTCGAACGTCAGTTCTCGTGTGAGCATTATAAACATGCTGTCTGTCGACGGCGTCCGACCCCGACAGAGGGGCCCGACCATGGGAGGCCACTGTTATTCCTCCCCGATCGACGACCGATAGCGTATGAGTCAGCAGACGACGGCCCGTCCCGAGCGCCATTACATCGACGGTGAGTGGACCGACGGAGAGGGCGACGACACGTTCGAGAGCGAGAACCCGGCGACCGGCGAGACGCTTCGGACCTTCCACCGGGGAACCGAAGCGGACGTCGACGCGGCCCTCGAGGCCGCGGACAGCGTCCAAGAGGAGTGGGAAGAACTGTCACACATCGATCGTGCGGAGTATCTGTGGGACATCTACCAGGAGCTTCGCGATCGGACGGACGAACTCGGCGAGATCGTCACGAAGGAGTGTGGCAAAGAGATCTCGGAAGGGAAAGCCGACGTCGTCGAGGCCGCACACATGGTCGAGTGGGCCGCCGGCAACGCCCGCCACCCCCACGGCGACGTCGTGCCCTCGGAGATCGGGAGCAAAGACGCGTACATGCGGCGGAAGCCCCGCGGCGTCGTCGGCTGCATCACGCCCTGGAACTTCCCGGTCGCGATCCCCTTCTGGCACATGGCCGTCTCGTTGGTCGAGGGCAACACCGTCGTCTGGAAGCCCGCCGAACAGACGCCGTGGTGCGCCCAGATCGTCGCCGAAATGTTCGAGGAAAGCGGCATCCCCGACGGCGTCTTCAACATGGTGCAGGGCTTTGGCGACGCGGGTGCCACTATCGTCGACGACCCGCGCGTCGACACCGTCCTCTTTACCGGCTCGGCCGAAGTCGGGCAGGAAGTCGCCCGCACCGTCGCCGAACAGCCCGGCAAGCTCGCGGCCTGTGAGATGGGCGGCAAGAACGCGGTCGTCGTCACCGACGAGGCCGACCTCGACACGGCCGTCCACTCGGCCGTGATGAGTTCGTTCAAGACCACCGGTCAGCGCTGCGTCTCGGCCGAGCGCCTGATCGTCCACGAGGACGTCTACGACGAGTTCAAAGAGCGCTTCGTCGAGATCGCCGAGAACGTCGCCGTCGGCGATCCGCTCGCGGAAGACACCTTCATGGGGCCACTCGTCGAGGGCGAGCACAAGGAGAAGGTCCTCGAGTACAACGAACTCGCCCGAAGCGAAGACGTCGAGGTCCTCGTCGACCGCGACGAACTGGCCGACGACGAGATTCCGGACGGCCACGCCGAGGGCCACTGGGTCGGCCCCTTCGTCTACGAGGCCGATCACGAGGCGGACCTCCGCTGTACCCAGGAAGAGGTCTTCGGCCCCCACGTCGCACTCATGGAGTACTCGGGCGATATCGAAGACGCCGTCGAGATCCACAACGACACCGAGTACGGGCTCGCGGGCGCGATCATCTCCGAGGAT contains:
- a CDS encoding proline dehydrogenase family protein — encoded protein: MIPPIASRFVADTTASGTLDHVADCNDDGLGAIVNLLGEHYHERGPADEDADEYCRLVSELARRDLDGCISVKPSQIGIDVGPDVFAANFERIVEAGADEDVFVWCDMEDHTTTDTTLDTVEATARDHPHGVGVAIQANLKRTRDDLRRLSDVPAAVRLVKGAYDEPSSVAHQSKSAVNDAYEAHLEYLFREFDRGVAVGSHDPQMLELATDLHEEYGTPFEIQMLMGVREDAQRELARQGYEVNQYVPYGGKWMQYFYRRIRERKENALFALRAVVGV
- a CDS encoding helix-turn-helix domain-containing protein, producing MSSTSSTTTTGTGTADGTRLTLEIWHPDCWGLQATEAVDAGLLVHTAHRTVDGTVKGHFTAYADTAGRLDEFVAFIDESPLTHSTVELGQGTGGTASDPGNVTRELFVEYEPEHSISETLVSHGFIHEASVRVEGGVEHWPVFVADGRAEVRDRLEAIRAETDATITISKIASPAGDPSGVPDRLDRLTPRQREAFELACERDYYAWPREVSTRELAEELGVSKTTLLEHLRKAEAKLLNPDDA
- a CDS encoding aldehyde dehydrogenase family protein; translation: MSQQTTARPERHYIDGEWTDGEGDDTFESENPATGETLRTFHRGTEADVDAALEAADSVQEEWEELSHIDRAEYLWDIYQELRDRTDELGEIVTKECGKEISEGKADVVEAAHMVEWAAGNARHPHGDVVPSEIGSKDAYMRRKPRGVVGCITPWNFPVAIPFWHMAVSLVEGNTVVWKPAEQTPWCAQIVAEMFEESGIPDGVFNMVQGFGDAGATIVDDPRVDTVLFTGSAEVGQEVARTVAEQPGKLAACEMGGKNAVVVTDEADLDTAVHSAVMSSFKTTGQRCVSAERLIVHEDVYDEFKERFVEIAENVAVGDPLAEDTFMGPLVEGEHKEKVLEYNELARSEDVEVLVDRDELADDEIPDGHAEGHWVGPFVYEADHEADLRCTQEEVFGPHVALMEYSGDIEDAVEIHNDTEYGLAGAIISEDYREVNYYRDNAEVGLAYGNLPCIGAEVHLPFGGVKKSGNGYPSGREVIEAVTERTAWTLNNSNDIEMAQGLSADITTDDD